From the genome of Psychroserpens ponticola, one region includes:
- a CDS encoding muramidase family protein, with protein sequence MESIFKLNPGSRALIKVGETLLIPDNAKPLPTEQNSAAKTHFVSKGETKYGLSKKYNVSIDQLEKANPSIVRMLIAGETIDIPTKNPNNQFVENSSVNDRFHRVKKGETLWGISQKYGMTLETLKALNKNSLNNFLSIGQVLALQETKNDIVIEKKVTDTKTYTVIKGDTKYGLSKRFNLSIAELEQLNPEITPMLRTGAIIKTRELELDKNTLTNTKTVITNNNVDEAIKVVENNKNEDREVEKTPKSNSNLAVLWDDNFTFSGSELNDEKAKYYKGLILAIDSINKEYPQNKLSIIKTKPNANDSLNTSLTKTYFHPFDNKNTTLNMTSIDLFSIAYNEQDGLRKIFLKGLPSNEDMRNRVLDYIKKEEGHYICLYDNENSKNKNTIETTLPNVDFIKINRKGSFKSEDLTNVLSTSKKNFVIIESSDVGVFLNSTNILLKKISTSDTQLVVLDSKNIPSKEKITSKRFKILHLLFPKQYNFELNKDIDNTVALSFAIYYDTFKRLYKHNSEAFTNTISTSFLGFSFNYELNNNVLENKSVPLFIFDENSDHTLISNE encoded by the coding sequence ATGGAATCAATTTTTAAATTGAACCCTGGATCTAGAGCATTAATAAAAGTAGGTGAAACACTATTAATTCCTGACAATGCTAAACCACTGCCTACTGAACAAAATTCAGCAGCTAAAACACATTTTGTTTCCAAAGGGGAAACTAAATATGGATTATCAAAAAAATACAACGTTTCAATTGACCAACTTGAAAAAGCCAATCCTAGCATTGTAAGAATGCTGATTGCGGGTGAAACTATTGATATTCCTACTAAAAACCCTAATAATCAATTCGTTGAAAACTCTTCAGTAAATGATAGATTTCATAGAGTTAAAAAAGGTGAGACATTATGGGGAATTTCTCAAAAATACGGTATGACATTAGAAACGTTGAAAGCATTAAATAAAAATAGCTTAAATAATTTTCTAAGTATCGGACAAGTATTAGCATTACAAGAAACTAAAAACGACATAGTAATCGAAAAAAAAGTAACAGATACTAAAACTTATACTGTAATTAAAGGTGATACAAAATATGGGTTATCTAAACGTTTTAATTTATCAATAGCTGAATTAGAACAATTAAACCCTGAAATCACCCCAATGTTACGAACAGGTGCTATAATTAAAACTCGAGAATTAGAATTAGATAAAAACACTCTAACCAACACAAAAACTGTTATAACGAACAATAATGTTGATGAGGCGATAAAAGTTGTCGAAAACAATAAAAATGAAGACAGAGAAGTAGAAAAAACGCCCAAGAGCAATTCAAATTTAGCTGTATTATGGGATGATAACTTTACCTTTTCTGGTTCAGAATTAAATGATGAAAAAGCTAAATACTACAAAGGTTTGATACTTGCAATAGATTCAATTAACAAAGAATATCCTCAAAACAAATTAAGTATCATAAAAACGAAACCCAATGCAAACGATTCATTAAACACATCGCTTACTAAGACATATTTTCACCCTTTTGACAATAAAAATACTACACTTAACATGACTAGTATTGATTTATTTTCAATAGCTTACAACGAACAAGATGGTCTGAGAAAAATATTTCTAAAAGGTCTACCTTCAAATGAAGATATGAGAAATCGTGTTTTAGATTATATAAAAAAAGAAGAAGGTCACTACATATGTCTTTATGATAATGAAAATTCAAAAAACAAAAACACTATAGAAACCACATTGCCAAATGTAGATTTTATTAAAATTAATAGAAAAGGTAGTTTTAAATCAGAAGATTTAACAAACGTATTAAGCACTTCAAAGAAAAACTTTGTAATTATTGAAAGTTCTGATGTAGGTGTTTTTTTAAATAGCACTAATATTTTATTAAAAAAAATATCAACTTCAGATACTCAACTTGTAGTTTTAGACTCCAAAAACATTCCCTCAAAAGAAAAAATTACATCAAAACGATTTAAAATCTTACACCTTTTATTTCCTAAACAATACAACTTTGAGTTAAACAAAGATATAGACAATACCGTTGCACTTAGTTTTGCAATATACTATGATACATTCAAACGCCTATATAAACATAATTCAGAAGCTTTTACCAATACTATTAGTACTTCTTTTTTAGGTTTTTCTTTTAACTATGAATTAAATAATAATGTCCTGGAAAACAAATCTGTTCCATTATTTATTTTTGATGAAAATTCTGACCATACTTTAATATCAAATGAATAG
- a CDS encoding gliding motility-associated C-terminal domain-containing protein, with amino-acid sequence MKSPKLKIFIIFSFFLIVTTNSFSQCPTVLNNSQSFCDLDSLLISDLDATDNGAGIAWFDTLTSTTPLDLSDSLVDGENYYADNTTGDCGSRQIVTVSILGPPMGLNFQGVCVDQPEDATLADLNLTGNNIQWYLSSIGGSPLNSNTVLTDETTYYADQENPATNCRTSRRAVLVIVGVIPVPEGNSTQRFCLDSNSNLPTVNDLIASGNNNWYLSQSSASPLDLNTTLIDGNSYYATTVDSPCESDSRLEVTVEFIFQDIAGSDGVIEICTNDTNTYNLFDSLNGTPQTGGTWSPALSSGSGIFDPSVDPQGTYTYTISNPFCDDATASVTVTMIPPPDAGTDGVLDICDNDTNTYDLFNNLGGTPQTDGTWSPALSSGSGVFDPSIDPQGTYTYTVISTNPTCEDASASVIVTMIPPPDAGQNGVLDICEDDTNTYNLFDSLGGTPQTGGTWSPALSSGSGIFDPSIDSQGTYTYTVASTNPLCEDVSATVTVTIIPPPDAGTDGVLDICDNDTNTYDLFDNLGGTPQTGGTWSPALSSGSGIFDPSIDSQGTYTYTVISTNPTCEDASASVIVTMIPPPDAGQNGVLDICEDDTNTYNLFDSLGGTPQTGGTWSPALSSGSGIFNPSIDPQGTYTYTVASTNPLCEDVSATVTVTIIPPPDAGTDGVLDICDNDTNTYDLFNNLGGTPQTGGTWSPALSSGSGIFDPSIDSQGTYTYTVISTNPTCEDASASVIVTMIPPPDAGQNGVLDICEDDTNTYNLFDSLGGTPQTGGTWSPALSSGSGIFDPSIDPQGTYTYTVASTNPLCEDVSATVTVTIIPPPDAGTDGVLDICDNDTNTYDLFNNLGGTPQTGGTWSPALSSGSGIFDPSIDSQGTYTYTVISTNPICGNASASVIVTMIPPPDAGQNGVLDICEDDTNTYNLFDSLGGTPQTGGTWSPALSSGSGIFDPSIDSQGTYTYTVASTNPTCEDVSATVTVTIIPTPDAGTDGVLDICDNDTNTYDLFDNLGGTPQTGGTWSPALSSGSGIFDPSIDSQGTYTYTVISTNPICGNASASVIVTMIPPPDAGQNGVLDICEDDTNTYNLFDSLGGTPQTGGTWSPALSSGSGIFDPSIDPQGTYTYTVASTNPICEDVSATVTVTIIPTPDAGTDGVLDICDNDTNTYDLFNNLGGTPQTAGTWSPALSSGSGIFDPSIDSQGTYTYTVISTNPICGNASASVIVTMIPPPDAGQNGVLDICEDDTNTYNLFDSLGGTPQTGGTWSPALSSGSGIFDPSIDSQGTYTYTVASTNPTCEDVSATVTVTIIPTPDAGTDGVLDICDNDTNTYDLFDNLGGTPQTGGTWSPALSSGSGIFDPSIDSQGTYTYTVISTNPICGNASASVIVTMIPPPDAGQNGVLDICEDDTNTYNLFDSLGGTPQTGGTWSPALSSGSGIFDPSIDPQGTYTYTVASTNPICEDVSATVTVTIIPTPDAGTDGVLDICDNDTNTYDLFNNLGGTPQTAGTWSPALSSGSGIFDPSIDSQGTYTYTVISTNPICGNASASVIVTMIPPPDAGQNGVLDICEDDTNTYNLFDSLGGTPQTGGTWSPALSSGSGIFDPSIDSQGTYTYTVASTNPTCEDVSATVTVTIIPTPDAGTDGVLDICDNDTNTYDLFNNLGGTPQTGGTWSPALSSGSGIFDPSIDSQGTYTYTISHPFCGDASATVTVTIFSSPDAGTDGVLGICDNDINIYNLFDSLGGTPQTGGIWSPALSSGTGMFDPSIDPPGTYTYTIVSTNPLCSDASASVAITTIPGPNAGTDGILDICDNDTNTFNLFDNLGGTPQTGGTWSPALSSGSGIFDPNIDLQGTYTYTISNPFCDDATASVIVTMIPPPDAGTDGVLDICNNDTNTYNLFENLNGTPQTGGTWSPALNSASGIFDPSIDSPGIYTYTVASANLVCVDGSATVLVTIIPIPDAGDDSLLNICTNVTNTYNLFDSLNGTPQTGGTWSPALSSGSEIFDPSIDSAGVYTYTVDLTECMQTDTSQVTISFNNPPDLSGLMINVADVCQGENVTVNLNNATNLTDGDYNLSYNITGANTFNQTVAITFINGDSAFQINSDLFINEGSNELSVDSLIDNITNCSGDLSNLTTINFTVFESLDPILINEGNTFCIEDHPTIASLSSNITNTNIISTYWYDSQIGGNTYTPETILENGTTYYASVISIDGCESITRLAVTVSLTTCIEKLIIPDGFSPNGDSINDTFDIKNLNTLYPNFKLTIYNRYGNVLYTGNKNTPKWNGESHSGKVYGDNIVPTGVYFFILEFNDNIRKDLQGRLYLNR; translated from the coding sequence ATGAAAAGTCCCAAATTAAAAATATTCATTATTTTCTCATTTTTTTTGATAGTTACAACAAACAGTTTTTCACAATGTCCTACTGTATTAAATAACTCTCAATCATTTTGTGATTTAGATTCTCTTTTAATATCTGACCTCGATGCTACAGATAATGGTGCTGGCATAGCTTGGTTTGACACACTTACTTCTACAACTCCTTTAGATCTTTCTGATTCACTAGTTGATGGTGAAAATTATTATGCAGATAATACTACTGGTGATTGTGGTTCTAGGCAAATTGTTACTGTTAGTATATTAGGTCCACCTATGGGTCTAAATTTTCAAGGCGTATGTGTAGATCAACCTGAGGATGCTACACTCGCTGATTTAAATCTTACAGGTAATAATATTCAATGGTACCTTTCATCTATTGGAGGCTCTCCTCTTAATAGTAATACCGTATTAACTGATGAAACAACTTATTATGCAGACCAAGAAAACCCAGCAACAAATTGTCGCACCTCTAGGAGAGCAGTTCTTGTTATAGTTGGTGTAATACCTGTTCCTGAAGGTAATAGTACTCAACGTTTTTGCTTAGACTCAAATAGTAATTTACCTACTGTAAATGATTTAATAGCCAGTGGTAATAATAATTGGTATTTATCTCAATCATCTGCTTCTCCCTTAGATCTAAATACGACTTTAATTGATGGGAATAGTTATTATGCGACTACTGTTGATTCTCCATGTGAAAGTGACTCTAGGTTAGAAGTTACAGTTGAATTTATTTTTCAAGATATTGCTGGCTCTGATGGTGTTATAGAAATTTGTACTAACGATACTAATACCTACAATCTTTTTGATAGTCTGAATGGAACGCCTCAAACTGGTGGTACATGGTCGCCTGCTTTAAGTAGTGGCTCTGGTATTTTTGATCCTAGTGTTGATCCGCAAGGAACATATACTTATACTATTTCTAATCCATTTTGTGATGATGCTACGGCTTCTGTTACTGTTACAATGATACCTCCTCCAGATGCTGGAACAGATGGTGTTTTGGATATTTGTGATAACGATACTAATACCTATGACCTTTTTAATAATCTAGGTGGAACACCTCAAACTGATGGTACTTGGTCTCCAGCTTTAAGTAGTGGCTCTGGTGTTTTTGATCCTAGTATTGATCCGCAAGGAACATACACCTATACGGTTATTAGTACAAATCCTACGTGTGAGGATGCGTCAGCTTCTGTTATAGTGACAATGATTCCACCTCCTGATGCTGGACAGAATGGCGTTTTAGATATTTGTGAAGATGATACTAATACCTACAACCTTTTTGATAGCCTAGGTGGAACACCTCAAACTGGTGGTACATGGTCGCCTGCTTTAAGTAGTGGCTCTGGTATTTTTGATCCTAGTATTGATTCGCAAGGAACATATACCTACACGGTTGCTAGTACAAATCCTCTTTGCGAGGATGTTTCTGCCACAGTAACTGTTACAATCATACCTCCTCCTGATGCTGGTACAGATGGCGTTTTGGATATTTGTGATAACGACACTAATACTTATGACCTTTTTGATAATCTAGGTGGAACACCTCAAACTGGTGGTACTTGGTCGCCTGCTTTAAGTAGTGGCTCTGGTATTTTTGATCCTAGTATTGATTCGCAAGGAACATATACCTACACGGTTATTAGTACAAATCCTACGTGTGAGGATGCGTCAGCTTCTGTTATAGTGACAATGATTCCACCTCCTGATGCTGGACAGAATGGCGTTTTAGACATTTGTGAAGATGATACTAATACCTACAACCTTTTTGATAGCCTAGGTGGAACACCTCAAACTGGTGGTACATGGTCGCCTGCTTTAAGTAGTGGCTCTGGTATTTTTAATCCTAGTATTGATCCGCAAGGAACATATACCTACACGGTTGCTAGTACGAATCCTCTTTGTGAGGATGTTTCTGCTACAGTAACTGTTACAATCATACCTCCTCCTGATGCTGGTACAGATGGCGTTTTGGATATTTGTGATAACGACACTAATACTTATGACCTTTTTAATAATCTAGGTGGAACACCTCAAACTGGTGGTACTTGGTCGCCTGCTTTAAGTAGTGGCTCTGGTATTTTTGATCCTAGTATTGATTCGCAAGGAACATATACCTACACGGTTATTAGTACAAATCCTACGTGTGAGGATGCGTCAGCTTCTGTTATAGTGACAATGATTCCACCTCCTGATGCTGGACAGAATGGCGTTTTAGACATTTGTGAAGATGATACTAATACCTACAACCTTTTTGATAGTCTAGGTGGAACACCTCAAACTGGTGGTACATGGTCGCCTGCTTTAAGTAGTGGCTCTGGTATTTTTGATCCTAGTATTGATCCGCAAGGAACATATACCTACACGGTTGCTAGTACGAATCCTCTTTGTGAGGATGTTTCTGCTACAGTAACTGTTACAATCATACCTCCTCCTGATGCTGGTACAGATGGCGTTTTGGATATTTGTGATAACGACACTAATACTTATGACCTTTTTAATAATCTAGGTGGAACACCTCAAACTGGTGGTACTTGGTCGCCTGCTTTAAGTAGTGGCTCTGGTATTTTTGATCCTAGTATTGATTCGCAAGGAACATATACCTACACGGTTATTAGTACAAACCCTATTTGTGGTAATGCGTCAGCTTCTGTTATAGTGACAATGATTCCTCCTCCTGATGCTGGACAGAATGGCGTTTTAGACATTTGTGAAGATGATACTAATACCTACAACCTTTTTGATAGCCTAGGTGGAACACCTCAAACTGGTGGTACATGGTCGCCTGCTTTAAGTAGTGGCTCTGGTATTTTTGATCCTAGTATTGATTCGCAAGGAACATATACCTACACGGTTGCTAGTACAAATCCTACTTGTGAAGATGTTTCTGCTACAGTAACTGTTACAATCATTCCAACTCCTGATGCTGGTACAGATGGCGTTTTGGATATTTGTGATAACGACACTAATACTTATGACCTTTTTGATAATCTAGGTGGAACACCTCAAACTGGTGGTACTTGGTCGCCTGCTTTAAGTAGTGGCTCTGGTATTTTTGATCCTAGTATTGATTCGCAAGGAACATACACCTACACGGTTATTAGTACAAACCCTATTTGTGGTAATGCGTCAGCTTCTGTTATAGTGACAATGATTCCACCTCCTGATGCTGGACAGAATGGCGTTTTAGATATTTGTGAAGATGATACTAATACCTACAACCTTTTTGATAGTCTAGGTGGAACACCTCAAACTGGTGGTACATGGTCGCCTGCTTTAAGTAGTGGCTCTGGTATTTTTGATCCTAGTATTGATCCGCAAGGAACATATACCTACACGGTTGCTAGTACAAATCCTATTTGTGAGGATGTTTCTGCTACAGTAACTGTTACAATCATTCCAACTCCTGATGCTGGTACAGATGGCGTTTTGGATATTTGTGATAACGATACTAATACTTATGACCTTTTTAATAATCTAGGTGGAACACCTCAAACTGCTGGTACTTGGTCGCCTGCTTTAAGTAGTGGCTCTGGTATTTTTGATCCTAGTATTGATTCGCAAGGAACATATACCTACACGGTTATTAGTACAAACCCTATTTGTGGTAATGCGTCAGCTTCTGTTATAGTGACAATGATTCCTCCTCCTGATGCTGGACAGAATGGCGTTTTAGACATTTGTGAAGATGATACTAATACCTACAACCTTTTTGATAGCCTAGGTGGAACACCTCAAACTGGTGGTACATGGTCGCCTGCTTTAAGTAGTGGCTCTGGTATTTTTGATCCTAGTATTGATTCGCAAGGAACATATACCTACACGGTTGCTAGTACAAATCCTACTTGTGAAGATGTTTCTGCTACAGTAACTGTTACAATCATTCCAACTCCTGATGCTGGTACAGATGGCGTTTTGGATATTTGTGATAACGACACTAATACTTATGACCTTTTTGATAATCTAGGTGGAACACCTCAAACTGGTGGTACTTGGTCGCCTGCTTTAAGTAGTGGCTCTGGTATTTTTGATCCTAGTATTGATTCGCAAGGAACATACACCTACACGGTTATTAGTACAAACCCTATTTGTGGTAATGCGTCAGCTTCTGTTATAGTGACAATGATTCCACCTCCTGATGCTGGACAGAATGGCGTTTTAGATATTTGTGAAGATGATACTAATACCTACAACCTTTTTGATAGTCTAGGTGGAACACCTCAAACTGGTGGTACATGGTCGCCTGCTTTAAGTAGTGGCTCTGGTATTTTTGATCCTAGTATTGATCCGCAAGGAACATATACCTACACGGTTGCTAGTACAAATCCTATTTGTGAGGATGTTTCTGCTACAGTAACTGTTACAATCATTCCAACTCCTGATGCTGGTACAGATGGCGTTTTGGATATTTGTGATAACGATACTAATACTTATGACCTTTTTAATAATCTAGGTGGAACACCTCAAACTGCTGGTACTTGGTCGCCTGCTTTAAGTAGTGGCTCTGGTATTTTTGATCCTAGTATTGATTCGCAAGGAACATATACCTACACGGTTATTAGTACAAACCCTATTTGTGGTAATGCGTCAGCTTCTGTTATAGTGACAATGATTCCTCCTCCTGATGCTGGACAGAATGGCGTTTTAGACATTTGTGAAGATGATACTAATACCTACAACCTTTTTGATAGCCTAGGTGGAACACCTCAAACTGGTGGTACATGGTCGCCTGCTTTAAGTAGTGGCTCTGGTATTTTTGATCCTAGTATTGATTCGCAAGGAACATATACCTACACGGTTGCTAGTACAAATCCTACTTGTGAAGATGTTTCTGCTACAGTAACTGTTACAATCATTCCAACTCCTGATGCTGGTACAGATGGCGTTTTGGATATTTGTGATAACGACACTAATACTTATGACCTTTTTAATAATCTAGGTGGAACACCTCAAACTGGTGGTACATGGTCGCCTGCTTTAAGTAGTGGCTCTGGTATTTTTGATCCTAGTATTGATTCGCAAGGAACATACACCTATACAATTTCTCATCCATTTTGTGGTGACGCTTCTGCTACAGTTACAGTGACAATCTTTTCGTCTCCCGACGCTGGTACAGATGGTGTATTAGGTATTTGTGATAACGATATCAATATCTACAACCTTTTTGATAGTCTAGGTGGAACACCTCAAACTGGAGGTATTTGGTCGCCTGCTTTAAGTAGTGGTACTGGTATGTTTGATCCTAGTATTGATCCACCTGGAACTTATACTTATACTATTGTTAGTACAAACCCTTTATGTTCGGATGCTTCTGCTTCAGTTGCAATTACTACTATTCCAGGACCTAATGCTGGTACAGATGGCATTTTGGATATTTGTGATAACGATACTAATACCTTTAATCTTTTTGATAATCTAGGTGGAACGCCTCAAACTGGTGGTACATGGTCGCCTGCTTTAAGTAGTGGCTCTGGTATTTTTGATCCTAATATTGATCTGCAAGGAACTTATACTTATACAATTTCTAATCCATTTTGTGATGACGCTACTGCTTCAGTTATAGTGACAATGATTCCTCCTCCTGATGCTGGTACAGATGGCGTTTTGGATATTTGTAATAACGATACTAATACCTATAATCTTTTTGAAAACCTAAATGGTACGCCTCAAACTGGTGGTACTTGGTCGCCTGCTCTTAACAGTGCTTCTGGTATTTTTGACCCTAGTATTGATTCTCCAGGTATTTACACATATACTGTTGCTAGTGCGAATTTAGTATGCGTTGATGGTTCTGCTACAGTTTTAGTAACAATTATTCCGATTCCTGACGCTGGTGATGATAGTCTGTTAAACATTTGTACTAACGTTACTAATACCTATAACCTTTTTGATAGCCTAAATGGAACGCCTCAAACTGGTGGTACATGGTCGCCTGCTTTAAGTAGTGGTTCTGAAATTTTTGATCCAAGTATTGATTCTGCAGGAGTTTACACATATACAGTTGATCTTACTGAATGTATGCAAACTGACACTTCACAAGTCACGATTTCTTTTAATAATCCACCAGACCTAAGTGGTTTGATGATCAATGTAGCTGATGTTTGTCAAGGAGAAAATGTTACAGTTAATTTAAATAATGCAACTAATCTAACAGACGGAGATTATAATTTATCTTATAACATTACTGGTGCTAACACCTTTAATCAAACGGTAGCTATCACATTTATTAATGGTGACAGTGCTTTTCAAATTAATTCAGATTTATTTATAAATGAAGGTTCAAATGAATTGTCTGTCGACAGTCTAATTGATAATATAACCAATTGTAGTGGAGATCTTTCAAATTTAACTACAATAAACTTTACTGTTTTTGAAAGTTTAGATCCAATACTTATTAATGAAGGAAATACTTTTTGCATTGAAGATCATCCAACTATCGCCTCTTTATCAAGTAATATAACCAATACAAACATTATTTCTACCTATTGGTACGATTCGCAAATAGGTGGCAATACATATACTCCAGAAACCATTTTAGAAAATGGTACAACTTACTATGCTTCTGTAATTTCTATTGATGGTTGTGAAAGTATTACTAGGCTTGCAGTAACTGTTAGCTTAACTACTTGCATTGAGAAACTAATTATTCCTGATGGATTTTCACCAAATGGAGACAGCATAAATGATACGTTTGATATAAAGAATCTAAACACCTTATATCCTAATTTCAAATTAACAATTTACAATCGATATGGCAATGTTCTCTATACAGGAAATAAAAACACTCCTAAATGGAATGGAGAATCGCATAGTGGAAAAGTATATGGAGATAATATTGTTCCAACAGGCGTTTACTTCTTTATTTTAGAATTCAATGACAATATTCGAAAAGATTTACAAGGAAGATTATATCTAAATAGATAA
- a CDS encoding PorP/SprF family type IX secretion system membrane protein, with protein MKLKNNIRFLLMIFIITTIANAQQDAQFTQYMYNMNVINPAYATADEENINLGLIYRSQWVGAVGSPVTGSFFAHSTIADNMEGGLSIVHDEIGDVVSDTNLFIDYAYVLSLSETSKLSLGIKAGLSFFSTNFNGFVYSDPLPDPAFAENISRTFPNVGAGIYYFSDNHYFGLSAPNLLKSKHLEESSGIVTEGVEELHLFFTGGYVFNINENLLLKPAFMAKSVSGTPLTLDLTSNVLINNNFEIGVGYRFESGISALANFKILPNLRVGYAYDYTVSNLGKFNSGTHEVILLFDLSKIGAGYDKSPRFF; from the coding sequence ATGAAGTTAAAAAACAACATAAGGTTTTTATTGATGATTTTTATTATCACAACTATTGCGAATGCACAACAAGATGCTCAATTCACGCAATATATGTATAATATGAATGTTATTAACCCTGCTTACGCAACTGCTGATGAGGAGAATATTAACCTTGGTCTAATTTACAGATCGCAATGGGTTGGAGCCGTTGGGTCTCCAGTTACCGGATCATTTTTTGCTCATTCTACAATAGCAGACAATATGGAAGGAGGACTTTCTATTGTACACGATGAAATTGGTGACGTTGTTTCAGATACCAACTTATTTATAGATTATGCTTATGTACTAAGTTTGAGTGAAACGTCAAAATTATCGCTTGGTATTAAAGCTGGTTTATCATTTTTCTCAACGAACTTTAATGGATTCGTTTATTCTGATCCTCTTCCAGATCCTGCTTTTGCTGAAAATATAAGTAGAACATTTCCTAATGTTGGTGCTGGTATTTATTATTTTTCAGACAATCACTACTTTGGTTTATCTGCTCCAAATCTTTTAAAATCAAAACATTTAGAAGAAAGTAGTGGAATTGTAACTGAAGGAGTCGAAGAATTACACCTATTTTTCACAGGTGGATATGTATTTAATATAAATGAAAACTTATTATTAAAACCTGCTTTTATGGCAAAATCAGTAAGTGGAACTCCACTTACTTTAGACTTAACTTCAAACGTACTAATCAATAATAATTTTGAAATTGGAGTAGGTTATCGATTCGAAAGTGGTATTAGTGCACTAGCAAATTTTAAAATATTACCAAACTTAAGAGTAGGTTATGCATACGATTATACAGTTTCTAATTTAGGAAAATTTAACTCTGGAACTCATGAAGTAATTCTTTTGTTTGATTTATCTAAAATTGGAGCTGGTTACGACAAATCACCTAGATTCTTTTAA